A window from Malania oleifera isolate guangnan ecotype guangnan chromosome 7, ASM2987363v1, whole genome shotgun sequence encodes these proteins:
- the LOC131160516 gene encoding VQ motif-containing protein 22 yields MTSPGEWMDYYQATMAEDIDAGGFTDAVITSTTSVGSDSTVCLAGQLSPTGSSSTSKPVRKRSRASRRTPTTMLNASPTNFRALVQQYTGCPAAPPFLSGGVQLHRGPINLSFGADQSRRNDDRHYNFYDQSDRRHQDQYYWQQQQQQQRPHEQRQQQQLIMSGSASAAGYMDVSERLVMQPEDGLHGNGRNITSSSYSGDRSDGNGGGYFF; encoded by the coding sequence ATGACGAGCCCTGGTGAGTGGATGGACTACTATCAGGCTACCATGGCCGAAGACATCGACGCCGGTGGATTCACGGATGCCGTCATCACATCAACCACAAGCGTCGGCTCGGACAGCACGGTGTGTTTGGCCGGCCAACTGAGCCCCACGGGCAGCAGCAGCACGTCGAAGCCGGTACGCAAGCGGTCGAGGGCGTCGAGGAGGACTCCCACCACCATGCTCAATGCTAGCCCTACCAATTTCCGGGCGCTGGTGCAGCAGTACACGGGATGTCCCGCGGCGCCGCCGTTCCTGTCCGGAGGAGTGCAACTGCACAGAGGCCCCATTAACTTGAGTTTTGGAGCGGATCAGAGCCGCAGGAATGATGATCgtcattataatttttatgatCAGAGTGATCGTCGTCATCAAGATCAGTACTActggcagcagcagcagcagcagcagcgtCCGCATGAGCAgcggcagcagcagcagctgATCATGAGTGGGTCTGCATCGGCGGCTGGTTACATGGACGTTTCGGAGAGGTTGGTGATGCAGCCTGAGGATGGTTTACATGGGAATGGAAGGAACATCACAAGCTCTTCGTATTCCGGCGACAGGTCAGATGGGAATGGCGGCGGCTACTTCTTCTGA